A section of the Macadamia integrifolia cultivar HAES 741 chromosome 9, SCU_Mint_v3, whole genome shotgun sequence genome encodes:
- the LOC122089365 gene encoding proteasome subunit beta type-6-like — MDLHLDAPHSMGTTIIGVTYNGGVVLGADSRTSTGMYVANRASDKITQLTDNVYLCRSGSAADSQIVSDYVRYFLHQHIIQLGQPATVKVAANLARLLSYSNKNMLQTGLIVGGWDRYEGGKIYSVPLGGTILEQPFSIGGSGSSYLYGFFDQAWREGMSQDEAEELVVKAVSLAIARDGASGGVVRTVTINSEGVSRKFHPGDTLPTWHEELEPQNSLLDTLMPEDSQ, encoded by the exons ATGGATCTCCATCTAGATGCTCCTCATTCGATGGGTACGACCATCATTGGAGTAACCTACAACGGAGGCGTTGTCCTCGGTGCTGATTCCAGAACAAGCACTG GTATGTACGTTGCTAATCGGGCATCGGACAAAATCACACAGTTGACAGATAATGTTTATCTGTGTCGATCTGGCTCG GCTGCAGATTCTCAAATTGTCTCTGATTATGTCCGTTACTTTCTTCATCAGCACAT AATACAACTTGGGCAGCCTGCAACTGTGAAAGTCGCTGCAAACCTAGCCAGGCTTTTGTCATATAGCAATAAG AATATGCTACAAACTGGCCTGATTGTTGGTGGATGGGACCGGTATGAAGGAGGTAAAATTTATTCAGTGCCTCTTGGTGGGACAATTTTGGAGCAACCTTTTTCAATTGGAG GATCTGGCTCCAGCTACTTGTATGGATTCTTTGATCAAGCATGGAGGGAAGGAATGTCCCAAGATGAAGCGGAG GAATTAGTGGTGAAGGCAGTCTCTCTTGCCATTGCCAGAGATGGTGCTAGTGGAGGTGTTGTTCGCACTGTCACT ATAAACTCAGAAGGGGTATCAAGGAAGTTCCACCCAGGAGACACCCTTCCTACATGGCATGAAGAGTTGGAGCCCCAGAATTCATTGCTTGACACACTGATGCCAGAGGACTCACAATAA